The DNA window CAAGTCATAGGTGGTGCCTTTGCTGGTCGACACTCCACATGATACCGCCACCACATTTGGGCATCCCCTTGAAACTGGTAGGTCACAAACTCAACACTGAATCGCTCCACTATGTCCATCTTACGTAACAACTCATGACAATCCACCAGGGAATCATAAGCATCTTCAGATTCAGTACCCTTGAAAACTAGAGGTTTCAGctttaagaacttaataaagagatcatGCTGGTCACTTGTCATTATAGGCCCTGTAGTCAATCGGGGAAACGTGCCTGTTTCCAAGGACGCATCCATGCGGGGAGCCACATCGGCTGCATGTTGTACTCTCTGAACTTAAGATGCTAGTGAAGAAAATGCTGGGGGTGCCTGCCCCTGATCAGATAACCCGCTAAGATAAATGAGAACCTGATTAATCATCTCTAGAGTAGGCAGGGGTGGTACTTCCTTCTCTTGAATCTGCTCATCTTCCCCTTCGTCACTCTCTCTCACTACCTCGTCAGTCGGTGGATGAGTCACCACTCTATCGATAGCTGGACAAGGTGTTTGTCTGCTGCCTCTAGTGGGCCTTCTCCCGTGACCTCTACCACGGCCTTTTGCCACTGCACCCCTACGAGTTGCAGCCCCAACGGATGGCTCAGGCGTACCCTATATTGCCAGTGTTGGTGTTGTCACACATGTTGCTCTAGTTCTGACCATCTGTGAGATAGAGTGAAgaaggttagataccaatttgtatcacctagataccaattggattcaagtaatagaacaaagaaagaaaaatgtgagttttcctaaagtccttagcctcttgaagaaaagtaaaggtgtccccgtaccgttccgcaagactctactagacttgtcCTTGTGTGATGATATCATCGAACCTAacgctctaataccaagtttgtcacgacccaaattgagtcatgagtggcacccacacttcaCCTCCTAAGTGGGCGGCCCAAGGAATCTGAACCACAACATATACCAATAATTTAACTACTACTAACAACAATAACGCGGAAGCtccaaaacttattaaagtaaccaatcaaataaacctctaaagtctattacatattatccccaaaatctgaaagtcatcacatcaaggacatctgtTGTTAACATATAAAGTCTAAAAGCATTAGAgaacccaaaataaataaatacgaTGGTCCATGTCCaaaattcaagaacttcacGCCATAACTGAGAGAATCCAGCACGAGCTAGAAGGAATAGCTCACCCTGAAATCTGATATGCTGGATACTGGATAGAGCTGAGGGTGAGTCGAAGTCGATGGTACACTtgctgcactccacaaaagaaaaacgaagaaaacacaagtagggGTCAGTACAAGGAACGCGTACTGAGTAGGTTTcatcggccaacccaaaatagaaactaatatacaatgaataatagtataaagtcaactatagcacttagcaggtgataagaaaccacaacatgaacaagtaacaattgaagcaagtacgtaatcaatcataatatcaagcacacacacAAGGACTCATGCCTCTACATCACACTCGTTTGGGAAATGCGTtcattgagattgagtacattatgttaattcaatatctttttcctttaaggttaccgtgtcggaacctgacactccgatccaattatctcgtgtcggaacgtggcactccgatccaataataccgtgtcggaacgtgacactccgatccaaaaataccgtgtcggaacgtgacactccgatccaataatattattaatttatcatttattatcactaCTTTTCagttcattaataatattagaTCAAACcctctttattcaaggcataacttcaatagagaggttttcagattataaatctcacggtctcaggattttagaccaatcacaaaccacataACTAAGCCATATAAACACACagtcaagtacatagagaacttcacaatatcattcaatgcatatcaatcgctattaagagtttatctatcaaatagaacaaaccataacctacctccaccgaagaactgACCTCAGGCAAACTACCTCTCCAATGCCTTTCCTTTCCTTAACACCTCCGAAcgtttccaatctatcaagtatgcataatttgtaagttaatgAATCTATAGACACCACCCACGTTACTatatgtctagcctagaccgAAAAATTCACCCGATTCCATAATCAATTTTCCTCCAATTTGCATAACTTTAATGGTATTCAATTAATATATTATGccttatatttaattacctatctcaatatgtcgaattataatttataatacgAGAACACAATACTAATATTAAATGTTTGAAGCCACCGGTTACGAAACTAGTGGCAGCCAACCCTCAACCACACTCCTGCATAAATATTGCACGATGGCAATACCCAGATTCCATGATGACCTTACTCCTATAAAAGATTCTCACAACCAGTACTCCAATCAATTGCCCCAATTAGGAACTTTAGTTACTGATTATATTTTCCATTAGTCATATCAATATACACACCCTTATAAATACAACACCTCAAATTTCTTACCCCCaacattataataataataatactaatatgaATTATCACCTAACATTTACTAAAAATGGACAACAATAGAATTGAATATATAAGACTAATGAGTAACTAATGCATTCCAAGGATTTCCACCCAACTTTTCCTATCATTAATTACCACCCAAGTTCAAAACAGCACCATCTATATATTTGTTTCTGATTCTTTCACCccattattaaataattaatcataCAATCTATgttcatatataaaatacacAAGGGTTATGATTTGGTTGATTCTGTACCTGATTCGCTGGTACTTCTTCGACCCCGCAGGTAAGGATTCGCTCGGTTGTAAGTCTTCTTCTCTcctcttttaattatttagggTTAATAATTATCCACtaattaacaattaaataaCTACTAAACCCTATAATTTCTTTCTACAGAATATTTAttccttaattattatataagacCAACTATAAAAGTGTCAAAGTGACCAACtataaattttaatgttattttctttaaccaccaactaaataaattattaaaagtacCCCATTAATTCTATAATTGTAGTTATGAATAGTCCAAAATATCCATGTAGAATCTACCGGAAAGtattttgttttgaaataaaaagctctagtactcaaaacgaccaaatGAGTCGTTACagtagataccaatttacccatcgttCGTCCTCGAACGATCAAAAGAAGGTCAGGGTAAGAAAGGGTACCTGAATCGACAAAAAGGTGTGGATATCTTTCATGCATATCATCCTCACTCTCCCAATTGGACTTTTCAACTGGCCGATTCTTCCACTGAACCTTGATAGATGCAATCTATTTTaacctcaacttgcgaacttccCTATCTAGAATAGCTACAGGCTCCTCCTCATAAGACAGATTCTCATCAAGCAGTACTGAATCCCAACGAATAATGTAGTTTCCATCACCATGGTATTTTTTCAGTATGGACATATGAAATATCGAGTGCACCCCAGACAACCCTGGAGGCAAGGATAATTCATAGGCCACCTCCCCCACGCGCTTAAGAACTTGAAATGGCCCAATGTACCTCGGACTAAGCTTACCTCGCTTACCAAACcgcatcacacccttcatgggtgaaacctttatcaagaccTGGTCACCCTCCATAAACTCCAAGTCCTTGACCTTCCGAtctgcatacttcttctgtctgTTCTGAGCTGCTAAAAGCTTCTCCTGAATGAATTTCACTTTCTCTAATGATTCCCTTAAGAGATCGGTACCCCAAGGCCTCACCTCAAATGAATCAAACCAGCCAAtgggagacctacatctcctcccatacaatgcctcaaatggggCCATATCAATACTcaagtggtagctattgttgtatgAAAACATCTGCTAAAGGTAAGAATTGATCCCAATGACCACCAAAATCTATCACGTACGCACGAAGCATATCCTCGAACACTTGAATTGTTCGCTCAGGCTGTCCATCGGTCTGAGGGTGAAATGTGGTACTAAGATCCAATCTAGTACCTAATTCAGCATGCAAGGTCCTCTATCTGATATGATAGAAATTGGAACTCCATGCAATCGAACAATCTCACGGATATAGAGTTTGTCTAATTTCTCTGCATTGTATGGCATCTTGACCGGAACGAAGTGAGCAGACTTAGTTAACCtgtcaacaattacccaaatagaatcaaacttaccCAATGTCTttggaagaccaaccacaaaatccattccaattctttcccacttccatttcggaatGGGCATTCTCTGAAGTGTCCCTCCAAGCCTCtgatgttcatactttaccTGTTGATAGTTCGGACATTGGgcaacaaaataaacaatgtCACGCTTCATTCTACTCCACTAATAATGTTGTCtcagatcacgatacatcttggttgCACCAGGATGTATAGAATACCTCGAACTATGAGCCTCTGCAAAAATAGTATGAGTCAAGTCATCAACACGGGGCACACACACCCGCCCCTTAATTCTCAAGACGCCTTCCCCATTAATCACAACCTTCTTAGCCTCTCCCCGCAACACCATATCTCGAATTCGACTCAgcttctcatcctcaaactgctTTCCCTTAATCTTGTCAACAAAAGAAGATTTTGCCTCCACACAGGCCAAGAATCCTCCTTTTTCAAGTATTTCCAGCCTCATAAAGTCATTAGCCAAAGTTTGCACCTCTCTAGCCAATGGGCATCTAGAAACCTGTAAGTGGGCTAAACTACCCATGCTCCCTGCTTTTCTACTTAAGGCATCTGTCACAACATTAGCCTTTTCCGGGtgatataaaatagtaatatcatagtctttcaataactccatccacctcctctgcctcaaattcaaatccttctgggtgaacacatattgtaaactgAGATGATCTGTATACACTTCACACTTGACCCCATATAGATAATGCCTCCACTGCTTCAATGCAAATacaactgcagccaactctaaatcatgggttggatagttACGTTCATTCACTTTCAatttccttgaagcataggcattTACATTCCTCTCCTGCATTAGCACTGCACCCAAACCAGAAtaagatgcatcacaataaacaatgaaattctTACCTTCCACGGGCAAGGCAAGAATTGGTGCAGTAGTCAACAAGGTCTTGAGTTTCAGGAAGCTTTCTTCACACTCATTCGACCATACAGATGGAACATTCTGCTTGGTCAAATGGGTTAACTGGAAAGCAATGGAAGAGAATCTCTGTACGAATCGGCGGTAGTAGCTAGCTAAACCAACAAAGCTCCTTACCTCTGAAACATTAGTAGGCCTTACCCAACTCTTCACTACTCAAATCTTAGAGGGACCCACCATCACTCCATCCTTAGAAACCACGTGCCCTAAGAAGGACACTGAATcgagccaaaactcacacttggagaATTTGGCATAAAGTTTTTTCTCCCTCAACACCCCcaatacaattctcaaatgcTCCTCGTGTTCCCTACTGCTCTTCGAGTATATCGGgatatcatcaatgaatacatTAACAAAGAGGTCTAAATATGGCTTAAAAATTCCGTTCATTAGGCTCATGAAAGCAGCAGGGGCATTCGTAAGCCCAAAGGACATTACTAAGtattcataatgcccatacctgGTTCAAAAGCAGTCTTTGGCACGTCCGTTGCCTGCATTTTCAATTGATGACAaccggacctcaaatcaattttagagaagacGCAAGCACCCTGTAACTgatcgaacaagtcatcaatgcGAGGAATGgggtacttgttcttaataGTTACCTTATTTAGCTGCAtgtagtctatgcacatccgAAAACTACGATCCTTCTTCTTGACAAATAAAACTGGAGCATCCCAAGGAGATGTACTCGGTCTAATAAAACCTTTACCTAACAATTCCTGAAGTTGGGCCTTTAACTCCCTTAACTCAACTGGGGCCATTCTATAAGGTGGAATGGAAATGGGGCGTGTCCCCGGCTCAAAgtcaatacaaaaatcaatatctCTATCTGGTGGCATACCAGGTAGGTCGGAAGGAAAAACATATGTAAACTCACGGACTATCAAAACAGACTCGATTGAAGGCACTTTGGAAGTATCATCCCCGAGATGTGCCAAGAAGGCTAAACAACCCTTACTCACCAACCTCTTAGCACGAAGACAAGAGATAATACGAACTGGGGCGGGAATATAGTCACCCTCCCACACTAGTGGATCTATCCCAGGCTTGGCCAAGGTCACAATCTAAGATAGAAAAATTTGGAGAAAGCCAAGTCACacccaaaattacatcaaaatcaaccatctcTAGAATAATCAGATCTACATAAGTCTCGCCCCCCACAAAAGTCACAAGGCAAGACCTATACACCTTTTGCACTATCACAAACTCACCAACAAGAGTAGAGACACGAATAGGCATGTCAAGCAAATCACAATGCAAATCAAGACCAGTAGCGAACGAGGAAGATACATAAGAAAATGTGGATCCAGGATTAAACAATATAGAAGCCATGCGATCACAGACCAGAAGAGTACTTGTGATAACAGCATCAGATGTCTCTGCCTCTGACCTTCCGGGGAAAGCATAACAATAGGCCCTATCACCTGTCTGTCCATTGCCTCTGTCGGGCTGTGCTCCAGTAGTTCCAACCTGCCCGCCACCCCGGTTGAACTGGTGACCACCATTACCTTGGCCACCACGTTCTCCAGAATGACCGCTTCTACCATCACCACCTCTACCTCTAACTGCTGGGGATCTGTAACTCTGATCGTCCCGAGCCTGACTCTGCTTTGAACaatatttcttgatatgttCAGCCTCTCCACATCCATAACAAGTCCTAAAGTCGAGTGTAGGTCTCTGTGAAGACGAAGAAGACTGGAGGTAACCCCcaaactcagaaaaaggttgaCTGGTCCGTAACGGACCCTCAACTGAAGCCTGCAATGAAGACTGAATAGGACGGGGTGGATAGCCCTCTGAACTCTGCCCTCTGGAGTACGAACCTCTAAACTCACCTCCCTTATGAAACTTTTTAACTGTTGACACCTTGGTGAAGTCATCCGGCTTCACCCGTTCTACCTCTATCACAAAATCAATCACTTCCTGAAAAGATTCTGCAGAAGCAGCTACCTGTAAAGCTGGGATCTTCAAATCTGACCTCAATCCCTTTACAAAGCGGCGAATCCGCTCTTGCGGACTGAAGCAAAGTTGAGTGGCATACCTAGATAACGCATGAAATTTAGCCTCATAAGCTGCAACAGACATCCTTCCTTGCTCTATGTTCAGGAACTCATCTCTCCTTCTGTCCCTCAAAGTCCGGGGTATGTACTTCTCCAAAAATAAGCTAGAAAATGTTGTCCAAGTCATAGGTGGTGCCTTTGCTGGTCGACACTCCACATGAGACCACCACCACATTTTGGCATCCCCTTGAAACTGGTAGGTCACAAACTCAACACCGAATCGCTCCACTATGTCCATCTTATGTAACAACTCATGACAATCCACCAAGaaatcataagcatcttcaGATTTAGCACCCTTGGAAACTGGAGGTTTTAGCTTCAAgaacttaataaagagatcatGCTGGTCACTAGTCATTATAGGCCCTGTAGTCAATCGGGGAAACGTGCCTGTTTCCAACGACGCATCCATGCGAGGAGCCACATCGGCTGCATGTTGTACTCCCTGAACTTGAGGTGCTAGTGAAGAAAATATTGGGGGTGCCTGCCCCTGATCAGATAACCCGCTAAGATAAGTGAGAACCTGATTAATCATCTCTGGAGTAGGCAGGGGTGGTACTTCCTTCTCTTTAATCTGCTCATCTTCCCCTTCATCACTCTCTCTCACTACCTCGTCAGTCGGTGGATGAGTCACTACTCTATCCCTAGCTGGACCAGTTGTTTGTCCTCTGCCTCTAATGGGCCTTCTCCCGCGACCTCTACCACGGTCTCTTGCCACTGCTCCTCTTCGAGCTGCAGCCTCAACGGTTGGCTCAGGCGTACCCTGTCTTGCCGGTGTTGGTGTTGTCACACATGTTGCTCTAGTTCTGACCATCTGCGAGATAGAGTGAAGAAGgtcagataccaatttgtatcacctagataccaattggattcaagtaatagcagaaagaaagaaaaatgtgagTTTTCCTAAAGCCCTATAGCCtcttgaagaaaagtaaaggaGTCCCcataccgttccgcaagactctactagacatgtccttgtgtgatgagatcaTTGAACCTaacgctctgataccaagtttgtcacgacctaaattgagtcatgagtggcacccacacttcaCCTCCTAAGTGGGCGGACCAAGGAATCTAAACCCCAACATATACCAATAATTTAACTACGACTAACAACAATAATGCGGAAGCtccaaaacttattaaagtaaccaatcaaataaacctctaaagtctattacaattatccccaaaatctgaaagtcaacacatcaaggacatctgtTCTTAACATATCAAGTCTAAATGTATTAGAGACcccaaaataagtaaatatgaTGGTCCATGTCCGAAATTCAATGACATCAAGCCATAACTGAGAGAATCCAGCACGAGCTAGAAGGAATAGCTCACCCTGAAATCTGATATgctggagactggctagagctgagggcgagtcGAAGTCAATGGTACACTtgctgcactccacaaaagaaaaacgaagaaaacacaagtagggGTCAGTACAAGGAACGCGTACTGAGTAGGTATCATAGGCCAatccaaaatagaaactaatatacaatgaataatagtataaagtcaactatagcacttagcaATTGATAAGAAACCACAACATGAACAAGTAACAGTTGAAGCAAGTATTAATCAATCATaatatcaagcacacacacgaggactcatgcctctACATCACACTCGTTTGGGAAATGCGTtcattgagattgagtacattaagttaattcaatatctttttcctttaaggTTAccatgtcggaacgtgacactccgatcaaattataccgtgtcgaaacgtgacactccgatccaataataccgtgtcgaaacgtgacgctccgatccaaaaataccgtctcggaacgtgacactccgatccaaaaatactatgtcggaacgtgacactctgatccaaaaataccgtgtcgaaacgtgacactccgatccaataatattattaatttatcatttattatcactaCTTTTCagttcattaataatattagaTCAAGCcgtctttattcaaggcataactttaatagagaggttttcagaTTATAAATCTCACGGTTTCAggattttagaccaatcacaaaccacacaaccaagccACATAATCACACagtcaagtacatagagaacttcacaatatcattcaatgcatatcaatcgctattaagagtttatctatcaaatagaacaaaccataacctacctccaccgaagaactgACGTCAGGCAAGCTACCTCTCCAATGCCTTTCCTTTCCTTAACACCTTCGAACGTTTCTAATCTATCAagtatgcataatttgtaagttaatgAATCTATAGACACCACCCACGTTACTatatgtctagcctagacccaaaaattcACCCGATTCCATAATCAATTTTTCTCCAATTTGCATAACTTTAATGGTATTCACTTAATATATTATGccttatatttaattatctatctCAATATGTcgaa is part of the Solanum stenotomum isolate F172 chromosome 8, ASM1918654v1, whole genome shotgun sequence genome and encodes:
- the LOC125873827 gene encoding uncharacterized protein LOC125873827; this translates as MVRTRATCVTTPTPARQGTPEPTVEAAARRGAVARDRGRGRGRRPIRGRGQTTGPARDRVVTHPPTDEVVRESDEGEDEQIKEKEVPPLPTPEMINQVLTYLSGLSDQGQAPPIFSSLAPQVQGVQHAADVAPRMDASLETGTFPRLTTGPIMTSDQHDLFIKFLKLKPPVSKGAKSEDAYDFLVDCHELLHKMDIVERFGVEFVTYQFQGDAKMWWWSHVECRPAKAPPMTWTTFSSLFLEKYIPRTLRDRRRDEFLNIEQGRMSVAAYEAKFHALSRYATQLCFSPQERIRRFVKGLRSDLKIPALQVAASAESFQEVIDFVIEVERVKPDDFTKVSTVKKFHKGGEFRGSYSRGQSSEGYPPRPIQSSLQASVEGPLRTSQPFSEFGGYLQSSSSSQRPTLDFRTCYGCGEAEHIKKYCSKQSQARDDQSYRSPAVRGRGGDGRSGHSGERGGQGNGGHQFNRGGGQVGTTGAQPDRGNGQTGDRAYCYAFPGRSEAETSDAVITSTLLVCDRMASILFNPGSTFSYVSSSFATGLDLHCDLLDMPIRVSTLVGEFVIVQKVYRSCLVTFVGGETYVDLIILEMVDFDIVTLAKPGIDPLVWEGDYIPAPVRIISCLRAKRLVSKGCLAFLAHLGDDTSKVPSIESVLIVREFTYVFPSDLPGMPPDRDIDFCIDFEPGTRPISIPPYRMAPVELRELKAQLQELLGKGFIRPSTSPWDAPVLFVKKKDRSFRMCIDYMQLNKVTIKNKYPIPRIDDLFDQLQGACVFSKIDLRSGCHQLKMQATDVPKTAFEPDLFVNVFIDDIPIYSKSSREHEEHLRIVLGVLREKKLYAKFSKCEFWLDSVSFLGHVVSKDGVMRFSSIAFQLTHLTKQNVPSVWSNECEESFLKLKTLLTTAPILALPVEVLMQERNVNAYASRKLKVNERNYPTHDLELAAVVFALKQWRHYLYGANVVTDALSRKAGSMGSLAHLQVSRCPLAREVQTLANDFMRLEILEKGGFLACVEAKSSFVDKIKGKQFEDEKLSRIRDMVLRGEAKKVVINGEGVLRIKGRVCVPRVDDLTHTIFAEAHSSRLTKSAHFVPVKMPYNAEKLDKLYIREIVRLHGVPISIISDRGPCMLN